In Camelina sativa cultivar DH55 chromosome 16, Cs, whole genome shotgun sequence, a single window of DNA contains:
- the LOC104749521 gene encoding 50S ribosomal protein L28, chloroplastic-like, whose protein sequence is MTTMATQGAWLRMTSSAKSVAKSTVTSKELGFLTSQLSGVRISHSPSDVTSRISVPSFPGIQPIVARRICPFTGKKANRANKVSFSNHKTKKLQFVNLQYKRVWWEAGKRFVKLRLSTKALKTIEKNGLDAVAKKAGIDLRKK, encoded by the exons ATGACGACAATGGCGACGCAAGGTGCTTGGCTACGAATGACCTCATCAGCGAAGTCCGTCGCCAAGTCAACCGTAACTTCAAAGGAACTCGGATTCCTCACCTCCCAGCTCAGCGGCGTCAGAATCTCTCACTCTCCAAGTGACGTCACCAGTCGCATCTCCGTTCCTTCGTTTCCGGGGATTCAACCAATCGTCGCTC GTAGGATATGCCCTTTTACTGGGAAGAAGgcaaacagagcaaacaaagTTTCTTTCTCTAACCACAAGACCAAGAAGTTGCAATTCGTCAACTTACAATACAAGAGAGTTTGGTGGGAAGCTGGCAAACGTTTTGTTAAACTTCGTTTATCGACTAAGGCCTTGAAGACTATTGAGAAGAACGGACTCGATGCTGTTGCCAAGAAAGCCGGCATTGATCTTCGCAAGAAATAA